The following are encoded together in the Heliangelus exortis chromosome 15, bHelExo1.hap1, whole genome shotgun sequence genome:
- the CAMLG gene encoding guided entry of tail-anchored proteins factor CAMLG, which translates to MAALASADEGGRSCRLRAAAGRPHCAALREPPPLLPGMEDSGGLGETPVIPRAGSGLSASQRRAELRRRKLLMNSEERINRIMGFHRPAAGKDDESHTESRLQHEQDKSNSLPIPSVSKRIVLGDSVCNVAGTADHAGSMIDLKGDKDLFSKTPELVTEGTNELRHRARGELPPDAAPRPPRHGLEQYLSRFDEALKLRNQLMSEKPSQENGNAVEEFDSFRIFRLVGCALLAVAVRAFVCKYLSIFAPFLTLQLAYMGLSKYFPKCEKKVKTTVLTAALLLSGIPAEVISRSMDTYSKMGDVFTDLCVYFFTFIFCHELILVFGSEVP; encoded by the exons ATGGCGGCGCTCGCGTCGGCGGATGAAGGCGGGCGGAGCTGCCGCCTGCGCGCTGCGGCGGGGCGGCCCCATTGTGCGGCACTGAGGGAGCCACCGCCTCTTCTGCCGGGGATGGAGGACAGCGGCGGGCTAGGAGAGACGCCCGTGATCCCGAGGGCCGGCTCGGGCCTCTCGGCCTCTCAGCGCCGAGCTGAGCTGCGGCGGAGGAAGCTGCTGATGAACTCAGAGGAGCGGATCAACCGCATCATGGGCTTCCACCGGCCCGCGGCGGGCAAGG aTGATGAAAGTCACACCGAGTCAAGGCTTCAGCACGAACAAGATAAATCAAACTCCCTTCCTATTCCTTCAGTTTCCAAGCGAATTGTGCTTGGTGATTCGGTCTGCAACGTGGCAGGCACAGCTGACCATGCAGGCAGCATGATTGACCTCAAAGGGGATAAGGACTTGTTCAGTAAAACCCCAGAGCTTGTCACTGAGGGGACAAATGAGCTCCGACACCGTGCCAGAGGGGAGCTGCCGCCTGACGCTGCCCCACGGCCCCCTAGACATGGCTTGGAACAGTACTTATCCAGATTTGATGAAGCTCTGAAGTTGAGGAACCAGCTGATGAGTGAGAAGCCAAGCCAAGAGAATGGGAATGCCGTGGAGGAGTTTGACTCTTTCCGCATTTTTAGATTGGTGGGATGTGCTCTGCTCGCCGTCGCCGTCAGGGCTTTTGTGTGCAAGTACTTG tcaaTATTTGCACCATTTCTTACCCTACAACTTGCTTACATGGGACTGTCCAAGTACTTTCCAAAG tgTGAGAAGAAGGTGAAAACAACAGTACTGACTGCTGCTCTCTTACTGTCTGGAATCCCTGCGGAGGTGATCAGTCGCTCCATGGACACCTACAGTAAAATGGGAGATGTTTTCACAGAcctttgtgtttatttctttacttttatCTTTTGCCATGAACTTATTCTGGTTTTTGGTTCTGAAGTACCGTGA